The following are from one region of the Myotis daubentonii chromosome 2, mMyoDau2.1, whole genome shotgun sequence genome:
- the LOC132226809 gene encoding translationally-controlled tumor protein-like, translating into MVIYQDLTNHDEMFSNIYKIWEIAGGLRLEVEGKMVSRTQGNTDDSLFGGNASAESPEGKGPKSTVITGGDIIMNHHLQGTSLTKGAYKKHVKGDMNPITGFMTGAAEQIEPILANLKNHQFSVGENMHPDGMVAMLDHREDGVISILTFVKDGLEMGKCFHLELSPVIISGCCLSSTHQD; encoded by the coding sequence ATGGTCATCTACCAGGACCTCACTAACCACGATGAGATGTTCTCCAATATCTACAAGATCTGGGAGATTGCAGGCGGGCTGCGCCTGGAGGTAGAGGGGAAGATGGTCAGTAGGACCCAGGGAAACACTGATGACTCGCTTTTTGGTGGGAATGCCTCCGCTGAAAGCCCAGAGGGCAAAGGTCCCAAAAGCACAGTCATCACTGGTGGTGATATCATCATGAACCATCACTTGCAGGGAACCAGCCTGACAAAAGGAGCCTACAAGAAGCACGTCAAAGGTGACATGAACCCAATCACAGGGTTTATGACCGGGGCTGCAGAACAGATTGAGCCCATCCTTGCTAATCTCAAGAACCACCAATTCTCTGTTGGTGAAAACATGCATCCAGATGGCATGGTTGCTATGTTGGACCACCGTGAGGATGGTGTCATCTCCATATTGACTTTTGTTAAGGATGGCTTAGAAATGGGAAAATGTTTCCATTTGGAGCTGTCACCTGTCATCATTTCTGGCTGCTGCTTGTCATCCACACACCAGGACTAG